The genomic DNA CCGTCTAGATGTCTAATCTCTTTTGCTTCCATCTCATAATTTTTAGTTATTTACGCCGTTGGCAGGTAGACTAAGGCTAAGTGATTGACTGAGTAGGCTTTAAATGCTGCGTTTATTTACCATGTTAATGGCTTGGTTGGCGGTAGTGCTGGGAACCATTGGCATCTTCCTTCCCTTATTACCTACCACGCCGTTTATTCTATTAGCGGTGATGTTGTTTTCCCGCAGCTCGCCGCGCTTTGAAGCGTGGCTTAATAATCATCCCCGTTTTGGCCCATTGATTAACGATTGGCGCCAGCATGGTGTAGTGAGTCTCAAAGCCAAGTGCAGTGCCACTGTGATGGTGGGCTTTTCTTTGGGCCTAATGCTTTGGATGAAACTACCCCAGTTGGCCATGTGGCCAGCAATAGTCTGTTTAGCCGCGGTAATGCTATTTTTATGGACTCGCCCTTCCCAAAAATAACCGCTAGCTTCTGCCTCTTTTGCCTATAATTAACTTTTTAGTTAATAATAGCTTTGAATAGTGGGGGAGTTGAGTGAAAAGGCGTATTGCAACAAGCATAATACTGATGCTGTTTACGGCAAGTGCATGGTCAGGTAAAGGGACTGAGGTCTCCAATATTAATTGCGATGGTACTTGGATTCGTTCCGAAACCGATAAGCTTGAGCTACTTAGTGCTTGTGGAAAGCCCACCTTTAGTGAAGTAGTTAGCGGCGATAACCATATTAAGCTGGAAGGTTTGCTGTATCAGCTAAATGACAATAAATACGTGATTTACCTAAACCGCGGCAAGGTGGTTAAAATAGAATGGTTGCGTTAAGCCGCGCTTTAGCAGCGCGGCTTGCTGAGTTATTTTAGCTTGGCAAAGCAGCGTTCTGCTGCGGCAAGGGTCGCATCTATATCTGCTTCGCTATGGGCGAAGCTAGTAAATGAGGCCTCAAAAGCTGAAGGGGCAAGATAAATGCCTTCTTCTAACATCAAGTGGAAGAAGCGTTTAAAGCGCTCGCTGTCACAGGCGCAGGCTTGGGCGAAGTTGGTGACTTGTTCGGCTTCAGTAAAGAAGAAACCTAACATGGCTCCCACCTGATTCACCGCCAGTGGGATCCCTTGGCGCTCTGCTGCTTGTTTCAAGCCTTGAGCTAAACGCTCGGTTATCTGGTTGAGATGTTGATGTACCGCTGGGTCTTTTATCGCATTTAGGGCCGCTAAACCAGCCGCCATGGCGATGGGGTTACCGGAGAGCGTTCCTGCTTGATAAACTGGGCCAACTGGGGCTAGCTTATCCATGATCTTCTTACTACCACCAAAAGCGCCTACTGGCATGCCGCCGCCAATTACCTTACCTAAGCAAGTGAGATCGGGTGTTACCTCGTAATAAGCTTGCGCACCGCCTAAGGCAACACGAAAGCCGGTCATGACTTCATCAATGATAAATACCGCTTGGTATTTATCACAAATATCACGTAGCCCTTGTAAGAAGCCGGGTAGTGGTGGAATACAGTTCATATTGCCAGCCACCGGTTCCACGATGATACATGCAATATCTTCAGGGTAGGCGGCAAACAAGGCTTCTACCGAGGCTAAATCGTTATAAGTGGCGGTGAGGGTATGCTGGGCAAAGTCGGCGGGAATCCCTGGGGAGCTAGGTTGACCGAGGGTCAGTGCACCGGAGCCGGCTTTTACCAACAGTGAGTCAGCATGGCCG from Agarivorans gilvus includes the following:
- a CDS encoding YbaN family protein translates to MLRLFTMLMAWLAVVLGTIGIFLPLLPTTPFILLAVMLFSRSSPRFEAWLNNHPRFGPLINDWRQHGVVSLKAKCSATVMVGFSLGLMLWMKLPQLAMWPAIVCLAAVMLFLWTRPSQK
- the hemL gene encoding glutamate-1-semialdehyde 2,1-aminomutase — its product is MSRSEQLFSQAQQTIPGGVNSPVRAFNGVGGTPLFIERAEGARIYDVDGNSYIDYVGSWGPMILGHNHPAIHQAVVDAAAKGLSFGAPTASEIAMADLVCKLVPSMDQVRMVNSGTEATMSAIRLARGYTGRDKILKFEGCYHGHADSLLVKAGSGALTLGQPSSPGIPADFAQHTLTATYNDLASVEALFAAYPEDIACIIVEPVAGNMNCIPPLPGFLQGLRDICDKYQAVFIIDEVMTGFRVALGGAQAYYEVTPDLTCLGKVIGGGMPVGAFGGSKKIMDKLAPVGPVYQAGTLSGNPIAMAAGLAALNAIKDPAVHQHLNQITERLAQGLKQAAERQGIPLAVNQVGAMLGFFFTEAEQVTNFAQACACDSERFKRFFHLMLEEGIYLAPSAFEASFTSFAHSEADIDATLAAAERCFAKLK